The Vagococcus carniphilus genomic sequence TATAAACAAAAATACGAATAGTTCAAATTTAAATAAAAGTTTAGCGATTAACTTTGATACACTTCTTCAAAAATTAATGCAAGAGGATTCTAATGCTTTTTAACACAAACTACTCACCTAAACTTTCTAGAATCGCTTAAAAGCCTTCTCTGAACACTATATTTTCTAAAATATTAGTCGTTCTATTTTATTGGTTTTATTGTAAATTATGGTTTTATTTCGCACTAACTTCAAGCGCTATGTTGCACTAATAGAACAAAAAAAGACTATTTCGCTAAATGAAATAGTCCTTTTTATTACTTATTTTACTCCAATGACTAAACTATCTCGTGCAGCTTCCACTACTTCTGTCGTGATAGTTTCAAGGTTATTGATTTCTAATATTCTTTCGATTTGGGTGAAAAGTCTTTGGATAAGTCGAAAGGTTCTGTTGCAAAGTTTTAAATCTACTATCAAATAAGGTAGAATAATAGAAAAAGATAGCAGGAGGAATGACGATGAATCATTTTAAAGGAAAGCAATTTCAGCAGGATGTGATTATTGTAGCCGTGGGCTACTATCTTCGTTATAACCTTAGCTATCGTGAAGTTCAAGAAATCTTATATGATCGTGGCATTAACGTTTCTCATACGACGATTTATCGTTGGGTGCAAGAATATGGCAAACTACTCTATCAAATTTGGAAAAAGAAAAATAAAAAATCCTTTTATTCATGGAAAATGGATGAAACGTACATCAAAATTAAAGGAAAATGGCATTATTTGTATCGAGCCATCGATGCAGATGGTTTAACCTTGGATATTTGGTTACGTAAAAAACGGGACACACAAGCAGCCTATGCTTTTCTTAAGCGGTTAGTGAAGCAGTTTGATGAACCGAAGGTTGTAGTCACAGATAAAGCCCCCTCTATTACAAGTGCCTTTAAGAAACTAAAAGAATACGGCTTTTATCAAGGGACAGAACATCGTACCATTAAATACCTGAATAATTTGATTGAA encodes the following:
- a CDS encoding IS6-like element IS1216 family transposase, which gives rise to MNHFKGKQFQQDVIIVAVGYYLRYNLSYREVQEILYDRGINVSHTTIYRWVQEYGKLLYQIWKKKNKKSFYSWKMDETYIKIKGKWHYLYRAIDADGLTLDIWLRKKRDTQAAYAFLKRLVKQFDEPKVVVTDKAPSITSAFKKLKEYGFYQGTEHRTIKYLNNLIEQDHRPVKRRNKFYRSLRTASTTIKGMEAIRGLYKKTRKEGTLFGFSVCTEIKVLLGIPA